Part of the Anopheles coluzzii chromosome 3, AcolN3, whole genome shotgun sequence genome is shown below.
acgcCAGGCAAAAAGAATGATGATTAGCAAAAGGTAAACGACACAGGCTAATAGTGCCATTAGTACCATCTCTCATCGCAGTTTAAGCTTGCGTACATGCCGCGGGAATTATGTTATTAATCGCAGCATTTACGCGGAACTTGTCATTGGATCTGCCACGGCACGGATGTTGCGCCGTATCGTTTTATCTCGCATTCGCATGGTGCAGTTAGTGAGGGAAATGTGCAGTCTTTAAAGTCACCAAATGAATGAagttagtgtgtgtgcgtgtgtgtttgtgagggCAGATTATTTTAAAAGCCATGCAATTTACCAGATTCCTCGCTAGACACTGATGATGTCTGTTCGTATACGCTCGTAAACATATCACTGGTCGTTAAGGTCGGTGCGGCGGAGGATGTAAAATGACTCGAAGTAACAGCGGCGACAGGAATCTCGGTCGTTCTCGGCGAGGAGGATACGATCGTCGTGGACAATGTCGTCTCAACCGATTCGTTAATCGCTTCTACCGCCTCGCTACTGGGTTTGGCGGGTGATTGAGTGATCTGTGACTGGGCGGTGGTGGACGACACTGGTCCATGTCTGGTTACGATCGTCGTACTGTCAGTGGTTGTCGATGGAACGATCGATGAGTGACGCACCGTGGTGCTCGTTCGCTCGTACGATGGGAGAGTACTCGATTTGACCTGTTCGGTCGTACTGCTGCTTGCAACCGAACTCTCCGTGGTCTTCGACTGCGCTTCCAACGATTGATCGGGTGAGCGAGAGGTGGACGTTACTTGCGAATGTACCGAAAGATCGTCCGGCAGCAGGAGAATGGTTGGAGCGGGTTCCTCCTCCGGGACCGTGTTGTACACGTAGGCCGCCTCCGGTAGAAGCGACTCGATCGGTAGCTTAGTGTCCTGCGCGAAGGACACCTCGACCGATGCGGGCGGTGTGTGAGTGGAGGATGATGGTTCATGCTGGTTAGTTTGATTACTAGCAACGACCTCTTCCGGGGTTAGTGTCTGTATGAGTATCCAGCTGTTGGAAGTGGTCGGTCCTGCAgatgcatgatgatgatgggcatGAAGTTGGGGGCGCATGAGAGCATATGTATGTGAGAAGCGGTACGATCGGGACTGTACTTACCTTGATTCGAGCTAGGACGCTCGGTCGGTGTGTCTTCCAGGATGCTAGTCCATGTTACCAGCCCAGGCCGGGAAAGGGAGGCGAGATCCTCAGAGTCTCCAAGGTTGATCGGAGCCTCCGGAACCTTTATGGTGGAAGATTGCACTGACGGTTCGGATTGGGTGGATCTTGTAGTGGAAGAGGCCGGTGTTGGAGTTGGTGTCGGTGTGGTTGGTTGTGTTACTTTAACCGTGGTCGAAGGATAAGTTGGTTTACTCGTACTGCTTGAGGGAACAGCACTACTCGATGTAGCTTCCGAGCTCGAAGAATGCGTCTCAACTAGATGGTCTAGCGATGTGGCCGGCACAGTGGCGACTTGGGATGTTGGTTTGGGACGCGGACGAGGCGCTCGCGTCGTTTCCGAGCTTGTCGTGGCCGGTACAGTCGTTTTGGTAGTCGTCGTGGTAGTAGTTGTAGGCCGTCTTCGGTTCGTGGTCGGTTTGGTTAAAGGTACCAGCGAAGGAGACGTTGTTGGTCGTCGGGAATACGTGACAGAGGGAGTCGTTGATTCGGGTTTCGGAGTGGACTGCGTCGTCGCTGGTTGTCTCGACGCAATGGTCGTCTGTGTCTGGGAAGCAGCAATCGAACTGGGCGGCTTGCGAGATGCAATCGTTGACGAAGTCGTTGGATGTCTCGTGTTCTGTCCAGAGACTTTCCTAGTCGTAGATGGTGGAGTCGTCGTTGGCGCTTCGGTCGTAGTCGTTAGTGGTTGCGCAGGCCGTCTGTTAGGTGGACGTACCGTTGAGGTTTTGTTAGTCGTAGGACGACGTGTTTTGTAAGGTTTGTAAGTGGTTGTTCGGGTCGTAGAAACACGATTATCCTGCGTTGCCAAACTGGGACTGGGGCGTGCTGAAGGCCGTTTGTTCGATGTTGGCGATGAACTTCCGGCAGGGTTTTTACTGCTCTGCACGTACTGGAACGTTGTGAACTCCTGGTACTCAGTCGTCGTCTGCAGATCATCCTTCTGTTGAACCTTCTGGGGAGCTTTCGTCGTCCGTTCGGTGGTGGATGTCGTTCGTCGATTGTTCTTGGAGGTCGTGCGTCGCGTGGTCGTGGATGTGCTGAGCAGCTCGTACTTCGTCCCATTGCCAGGTGCCGTTGTTGGCAGGCGAGTTTCCGTGAGCGGTGGCTTTCGGTGCGTATTCACCGATGGTGGAAAGTGCTGGAAGTTACCGACCGAGTTGTGATCGATGCTGTTATCCGTAATATCCGGATCGAACAGTAACCGATCGTCCtgggagaagaagagaaacggtAATCACAAAAGGCATAGTGTTAAGAGAAATGGAGAGAGTTAAAGCGTACTTAC
Proteins encoded:
- the LOC120957090 gene encoding uncharacterized protein LOC120957090 isoform X1, whose protein sequence is MSSVDLRRGTVRWSSHQRSAAQFATSLTLLLGSLLSSAYSSPVFPFTSFQASRNLRHLPCVVRNTGEEGICMFAIDCFKANGTHLGVCIDKIFFGSCCQVNDDRLLFDPDITDNSIDHNSVGNFQHFPPSVNTHRKPPLTETRLPTTAPGNGTKYELLSTSTTTRRTTSKNNRRTTSTTERTTKAPQKVQQKDDLQTTTEYQEFTTFQYVQSSKNPAGSSSPTSNKRPSARPSPSLATQDNRVSTTRTTTYKPYKTRRPTTNKTSTVRPPNRRPAQPLTTTTEAPTTTPPSTTRKVSGQNTRHPTTSSTIASRKPPSSIAASQTQTTIASRQPATTQSTPKPESTTPSVTYSRRPTTSPSLVPLTKPTTNRRRPTTTTTTTTKTTVPATTSSETTRAPRPRPKPTSQVATVPATSLDHLVETHSSSSEATSSSAVPSSSTSKPTYPSTTVKVTQPTTPTPTPTPASSTTRSTQSEPSVQSSTIKVPEAPINLGDSEDLASLSRPGLVTWTSILEDTPTERPSSNQGPTTSNSWILIQTLTPEEVVASNQTNQHEPSSSTHTPPASVEVSFAQDTKLPIESLLPEAAYVYNTVPEEEPAPTILLLPDDLSVHSQVTSTSRSPDQSLEAQSKTTESSVASSSTTEQVKSSTLPSYERTSTTVRHSSIVPSTTTDSTTIVTRHGPVSSTTAQSQITQSPAKPSSEAVEAINESVETTLSTTIVSSSPRTTEIPVAAVTSSHFTSSAAPTLTTSDMFTSVYEQTSSVSSEESGTSSTTDAWTSSKRPPAVDVSSTTETMLVLRETTTAAEESIESATEGSGEEESGSGSEEGSSEEEEEEEGEEGEEGTDESEETTDATTASIENATDATQHKQTNESTTPVTSSSTASSTSAAPSSSSSSSSPSTVSSTSLEPSTMTASTLSPVSISTTSTSSSSPSTLSTSNNVTTPTSAPVTSDRGPTTTQGTSTTGMPIKFPEQPASNQTALPTTTTLAMLANVTTDGVTLAPDFLTTSTLPTLEGIDYRSVCGKRMFPEPRIVGGTKAAFGRWPWQISLRQWRTSTYLHKCGAALLNENWAITAAHCVDNVPPSDLLLRLGEYDLALEEEPYGYQERRVQIVASHPQFDPRTFEYDLALLRFYEPVVFQPNIIPVCVPENDENFIGRTAFVTGWGRLYEDGPLPSVLQEVTVPVIENKICETMYRSAGYIEHIPHIFICAGWKKGGYDSCEGDSGGPMVIQRTDKRFLLAGVISWGIGCAEPNQPGVYTRISEFRDWINQILQF